The proteins below are encoded in one region of Paenacidovorax monticola:
- a CDS encoding LysR family transcriptional regulator — MLSHRLQDTALRYFLEVVRSGSVSEAATRLSVSPSAVSRQVAGLEYLLGVPLFERRPRGMVPSPAGELLAAHARRGALEADRVVSDIQALQGLRRGLIRVCASGGFAIEFLPRAMVLFRAQHPGMQFHLRAAAPAAVTQAVLDGDADIGLTYSRAAERDIEVQHRQVSPVIAIMRPDHPLARFASVTLAQMHPYTIALPEGDNTARQLFDIACSHRRLVFEPAMVSGQFEALTHFVLHGGGLSLAGEVTVRERVRRRELHAALIRERATNGRAIELQTLAGRTLPEGVRAFVDHLRALLPAGN; from the coding sequence ATGCTCTCCCACCGCCTGCAGGACACCGCGCTGCGCTACTTCCTCGAAGTGGTGCGCAGCGGCTCGGTGAGCGAGGCTGCCACGCGGCTCAGCGTCTCGCCCTCGGCCGTGAGCCGCCAGGTGGCGGGACTGGAGTACCTGCTCGGCGTGCCGCTGTTCGAGCGCCGCCCGCGCGGCATGGTGCCCAGCCCCGCGGGCGAACTGCTCGCGGCCCATGCGCGGCGCGGCGCGCTGGAGGCCGACCGCGTGGTGTCCGACATCCAGGCGCTGCAGGGGCTGCGGCGCGGCCTCATCCGCGTGTGCGCCTCGGGGGGCTTCGCGATCGAGTTCCTGCCACGCGCCATGGTGCTGTTCCGCGCGCAGCACCCGGGCATGCAGTTCCACCTGCGCGCGGCCGCGCCCGCGGCCGTGACCCAGGCCGTGCTGGACGGCGATGCCGACATCGGCCTGACCTACAGCCGCGCGGCCGAGCGCGACATCGAAGTGCAGCACCGCCAGGTCTCGCCCGTGATCGCCATCATGCGGCCCGACCACCCGCTGGCGCGCTTCGCCAGCGTGACGCTCGCGCAGATGCACCCCTACACCATCGCGCTGCCCGAGGGCGACAACACGGCGCGCCAGCTCTTCGACATCGCCTGCAGCCACCGCCGCCTGGTGTTCGAGCCTGCAATGGTCAGCGGCCAGTTCGAGGCGCTCACGCACTTCGTGCTGCACGGCGGCGGCCTTTCGCTCGCGGGCGAAGTCACGGTGCGCGAGCGCGTGCGCCGCCGCGAGCTGCACGCGGCGCTGATCCGCGAGCGCGCCACCAACGGCCGCGCGATCGAGCTGCAGACCCTCGCGGGCCGCACCCTGCCCGAAGGCGTGCGCGCCTTCGTCGACCACCTGCGCGCCCTGCTGC
- a CDS encoding amidase: protein MDLRVSHVPPAPRPLPAAVSSIVELTATGLSRAIHAREVSCVEVLAAYWAQIDRLNPTVNALVAPVDREWLRGRARELDAQLARGESLGPMHGFPQAPKDIMPVAGMVTTKGSPIFRGQVSQADAVIFERMRAGGSLFIARSNSPEFGLGGHTYNPVYGTTRNAFDPARSAGGSSGGAGVAVALHMLPVADGSDMMGSLRTPAAFNSVYGLRTSVGCVPHGPTEEVFFQQFSVAGPMARNIPDLALLLSVQAGFDARLPLTRRSEGRQDWGAQLARDWRGARIGWLGDLGGHLPTEPGLLDTCRAALRHFTDIGCTVEEVVPAFDFERLWRAWIDLRSFGVAGANGALYHDPAKRILLKPEAVWEIERGLALPAMAVYDATRVRSAWYEALRGLFASFDFLVLPAAQVFPFDATLDWPHTVGGRDMDTYHRWMQAVVPATMAGLPALAAPAGFARGLPAGLQIIGPAQADLAVLQIGHAYDQASGYALVRSPLLG from the coding sequence ATGGATCTGCGCGTATCCCACGTCCCTCCCGCACCGCGCCCGCTGCCCGCCGCCGTGAGCAGCATCGTCGAGCTGACGGCCACCGGGCTGTCCCGTGCGATCCATGCGCGCGAGGTGTCCTGCGTGGAGGTGCTCGCCGCATACTGGGCGCAGATCGACCGGCTCAACCCCACCGTGAACGCCCTCGTGGCCCCCGTGGACCGCGAGTGGCTGCGCGGCCGGGCCCGCGAACTCGACGCGCAGCTCGCGCGCGGCGAGAGCCTGGGGCCGATGCACGGCTTCCCGCAGGCGCCCAAGGACATCATGCCCGTGGCGGGCATGGTGACGACCAAGGGCTCGCCCATCTTCCGGGGCCAGGTCTCGCAGGCCGACGCCGTGATCTTCGAGCGCATGCGCGCGGGGGGCAGCCTGTTCATCGCGCGCAGCAATTCGCCCGAGTTCGGCCTGGGTGGCCACACCTACAACCCGGTCTACGGCACCACGCGCAATGCCTTCGACCCCGCGCGCTCGGCCGGCGGCAGCAGTGGCGGCGCGGGCGTGGCCGTGGCACTGCACATGCTGCCCGTGGCCGACGGCTCGGACATGATGGGCTCGCTGCGCACACCCGCCGCCTTCAACAGCGTCTACGGCCTGCGCACCTCGGTGGGCTGCGTGCCGCACGGCCCCACGGAGGAAGTGTTCTTCCAGCAGTTCAGCGTGGCCGGCCCCATGGCGCGCAACATCCCCGACCTGGCGCTGCTGCTGTCGGTGCAGGCGGGCTTCGACGCGCGGCTGCCGCTCACGCGCCGCAGCGAGGGCCGGCAGGACTGGGGCGCGCAGCTGGCGCGCGACTGGCGGGGCGCGCGCATCGGCTGGCTGGGAGACCTGGGCGGCCACCTGCCCACCGAGCCGGGTCTGCTGGACACCTGCCGCGCGGCGCTGCGGCATTTCACGGACATCGGCTGCACGGTGGAGGAGGTGGTGCCTGCCTTCGACTTCGAGCGCCTGTGGCGCGCCTGGATCGACCTGCGCAGCTTCGGCGTGGCGGGCGCGAACGGCGCGCTCTACCACGACCCCGCCAAGCGCATCCTGCTCAAGCCCGAGGCCGTGTGGGAGATCGAGCGCGGCCTGGCCCTGCCGGCCATGGCCGTGTACGACGCGACGCGCGTGCGCTCGGCCTGGTACGAGGCGCTGCGCGGGCTGTTCGCGTCCTTCGACTTCCTGGTGCTGCCTGCGGCGCAGGTTTTTCCGTTCGATGCCACGCTCGACTGGCCGCACACCGTGGGCGGGCGCGACATGGATACCTACCACCGCTGGATGCAGGCCGTGGTGCCTGCCACCATGGCCGGCCTGCCCGCGCTCGCGGCGCCCGCAGGCTTCGCGCGGGGGCTGCCCGCGGGCCTGCAGATCATCGGCCCCGCACAGGCCGACCTGGCCGTGCTGCAGATTGGCCATGCCTACGACCAGGCCAGCGGCTACGCGCTGGTGCGCAGCCCGCTGCTGGGCTGA